One Eriocheir sinensis breed Jianghai 21 unplaced genomic scaffold, ASM2467909v1 Scaffold820, whole genome shotgun sequence DNA window includes the following coding sequences:
- the LOC126994568 gene encoding transcription factor glial cells missing 2-like: MVVLQAPSKMAPPHHFDWDINDSNIPKVTCYDPYNEWSDGHCRFVYPLSLEEAKRHSSGWAMRNTNNHNVHILKKSCLGVVVCTLRCTLDGGLKVHLRPAICDKARKKQQGRPCPNKNCNGRLEVLPCRGHCGYPVTHFWRHTDNGIFFQAKGVHDHPRPEAKSTAEARRSLSSRGINSILSSPLTPRRTTGLKRALSTTISPTSRERDREREREREYSLTLSLSHFGPPPSKQARTLPPPLLPDPGLSSSNSGSSSSSNGLNTTSITTSLPCSCPPYSCMCEIPGQYPSILTSVGGSRVSGGAVIPQAPPHTPYAPPPPPCYPPEAPVWGENGAFSHQFEFRGGWCNGYEVGNPGPGFDTGVPAGYQECPRGLECPGEKSDLFLTSPDLKSDLESLFFEGNFQPQDIFAFESAGKAPKSCGLGGKMSHAAGYEPPPPPPPPPPPPPPLPSKQDQNTYETSHVTPDNPGQGFHIPSRSGSYLHQDSTPGYPGGGGGSVYPSPRSGYSGIPPAHPVFYTEAKENGVLQENATSRLIQCLDEIMVDCNFLEGGGGGGGGGGGGGEKTPPIFLDLSNSFLPPPSSSSSSSPPPPPPPPPFLEQSYDITFYLESKMADQECGNGVGIEARNSDIVC, from the exons ATGGTAGTGTT ACAAGCCCCTTCCAAGATGGCGCCTCCTCATCACTTTGACTGGGACATCAATGACTCCAACATCCCTAAA GTCACGTGTTATGACCCCTACAACGAGTGGTCGGATGGTCATTGTCGGTTCGTCTACCCGTTGAGCCTCGAGGAAGCAAAACGGCACAGCTCCGGGTGGGCGATGCGAAACACTAATAACCACAACGTGCATATCCTGAAGAAGTCGTGTCTGGGCGTCGTTGTTTGTACGTTACGCTGTACGCTGGACGGCGGTCTCAAG GTGCACCTTCGACCAGCCATCTGCGACAAGGCCAGGAAAAAGCAACAAGGTCGACCATGTCCGAACAAAAACTGCAATGGTAGACTGGAAGTTCTGCCTTGTCGGGGCCACTGTGGATATCCCGTAACACATTTTTGGAGGCACACGGACAATGGGATATTcttccag gcAAAGGGCGTTCACGACCATCCCCGACCAGAGGCGAAGAGCACAGCAGAGGCGAGAAGAAGCCTAAGCAGCAGAGGGATAAATAGTATACTATCGTCGCCGCTAACACCGAGAAGG actACGGGATTAAAGCGAGCTCTCTCTACGACCATCTCAccgacgtcgagagagagagatagagaaagagagagagagagagagtactcgctcactctctcactttctcacttcgGACCACCACCCTCCAAGCAGGCACGGACCCTCCCCCCGCCTCTGCTGCCCgacccag GCCTCAGCAGTAGCaacagcggtagtagtagtagtagtaacggccttaatactacttctattactacgaGTCTACCTTGCAGCTGTCCACCGTATTCCTGTATGTGTGAAATCCCAGGCCAATATCCCTCCATTTTGACCTCCGTGGGGGGATCTAGGGTCTCAGGGGGGGCGGTCATCCCTCAGGCGCCCCCCCACACCCCCTAcgcaccccctccacccccgtgCTACCCCCCCGAGGCGCCTGTCTGGGGGGAGAACGGTGCTTTTTCACATCAATTCGAATTCCGTGGCGGCTGGTGTAATGGGTATGAAGTTGGAAATCCTGGTCCTGGGTTCGACACCGGGGTTCCTGCGGGGTATCAGGAGTGCCCCCGGGGTCTTGAGTGCCCCGGGGAGAAGAGTGACCTGTTCCTGACCTCGCCTGACCTGAAATCTGACCTGGAGAGCCTGTTTTTCGAGGGGAATTTCCAGCCGCAAGATATCTTCGCCTTTGAGTCTGCGGGGAAGGCGCCCAAAAGTTGCGGTTTGGGCGGGAAAATGTCACACGCCGCGGGTtatgagcctcctccacctccccctccacctcctcctccacctcctccacttccctccaaaCAGGACCAGAACACGTATGAGACAAGTCACGTCACACCCGACAACCCCGGTCAAGGCTTCCACATCCCGTCACGTTCTGGGTCATATCTCCACCAGGATTCGACCCCCGGGTACCcaggtggggggggaggaagcgTGTACCCTTCCCCCAGGTCAGGGTACAGCGGCATCCCCCCAGCGCATCCCGTTTTCTATACAGAGGCGAAAGAAAATGGGGTACTGCAGGAAAATGCCACTTCGAGATTGATTCAATGTCTGGATGAGATTATGGTGGACTGCAATttcttggaaggaggaggaggaggaggaggaggaggaggaggaggaggagagaagacccCTCCCATATTCCTAGATCTctccaattctttccttcctcctccttcttcttcttcctcctcatctcctcctcctcctcctcctcctcctcccttcttggaACAGTCCTATGACATAACCTTCTACCTGGAATCCAAGATGGCGGATCAGGAATGTGGGAATGGCGTTGGAATTGAAGCGAGGAATTCTGACATTGTTTGCTAA